The Desulfopila inferna region TTCCAAACCAGCTGGAAGTCAAATACAAAAATGCAGCACGGGAACTGGTATGGCAGTGGTTTTTTCCGGCAAAACAACTCACAGTTGTTGAAAATAACAATGAACTAAGGCGCTACCATGTACACGAGTCACTTTTGCAAAAAGCTCTAAGGACTGCCGTAAAGAAAGCCAAGATTCCCAAGCGGGTTACTTCACACACTTTTCGCCATTCCTTTGCCAGTCACCTTCTGCAGGCAAATTATGATATTCGAACCATTCAGGAGTTGATGGGCCACTCAGATGTAAGGACAACCATGATTTATACTCATACGGTGAAAAGTATGACGAAGAAAGAAGCAAGGAGCCCACTTGATTTTTAATATATTCACAGGCACTATTATCGTAAAAATAGTTGCGCCATGCAAAGGTTCCTCTGTACATCGACTAGATAAAAATGAGGGCATCGGCCTACTTTCAATTAAAGTGTCGAACCTCAAATAGCTATACAGAGATCCATCCCTTGAATGTAAAATAATGTAATAGCTTAAAATTTCTTCTATCTATAGTTTTATCGCGACTCAATCTTTATAACACACCATTCAACCTCATTATTCCGGGACAGTCCCGGGATACGACTATACAATT contains the following coding sequences:
- a CDS encoding tyrosine-type recombinase/integrase, which produces PNQLEVKYKNAARELVWQWFFPAKQLTVVENNNELRRYHVHESLLQKALRTAVKKAKIPKRVTSHTFRHSFASHLLQANYDIRTIQELMGHSDVRTTMIYTHTVKSMTKKEARSPLDF